The Apibacter raozihei genome contains a region encoding:
- the nagB gene encoding glucosamine-6-phosphate deaminase: protein MRLLIQPNYNSVSYWTAEYIIKEINKAQQKNKKFVLGLPTGSTPLGTYQYLINAYNDKRVTFKDVITFNMDEYVGIAEDHPESYHFFMKTNFFDHIDIQQENINILNGNAEDLEKECNDYEEKIKSVGGIDLFLGGIGPDGHIAFNEPGSSFTSKTRIKTLTEDTIVANSRFFDNDMTKVPKTALTVGVETILSAKEVIIIANGHSKARALAKVIEGGISQRWTVSALQLHPKGIIVCDELAVYEITVGTYRYFKQLEKDNLIHID, encoded by the coding sequence ATGAGATTACTAATTCAACCCAATTATAATTCTGTATCTTACTGGACAGCAGAATATATCATAAAAGAAATTAACAAAGCTCAGCAAAAGAACAAAAAATTTGTATTAGGACTGCCCACGGGTTCTACGCCATTAGGAACCTACCAATATTTAATCAATGCATATAACGATAAACGAGTTACATTTAAAGATGTGATTACTTTTAATATGGATGAATATGTAGGTATTGCAGAAGATCATCCGGAAAGTTATCATTTTTTTATGAAAACAAATTTTTTTGATCACATTGACATTCAGCAGGAAAATATAAATATTCTAAATGGTAATGCCGAAGATCTGGAAAAAGAGTGCAATGATTACGAAGAAAAAATAAAAAGTGTTGGAGGAATAGATCTTTTTTTAGGTGGAATTGGTCCTGACGGACATATTGCATTTAACGAGCCTGGATCTTCATTCACATCTAAAACACGTATTAAAACACTAACCGAAGATACGATAGTTGCTAATTCCAGATTTTTTGACAACGACATGACCAAAGTACCTAAAACGGCTTTGACTGTAGGAGTTGAAACTATTCTTAGTGCTAAAGAAGTTATAATAATAGCCAACGGACACAGCAAAGCGAGAGCGCTTGCAAAAGTGATTGAAGGAGGAATAAGCCAGAGATGGACTGTTTCAGCATTACAGTTGCATCCTAAAGGTATTATTGTTTGTGATGAACTGGCTGTTTATGAAATAACTGTAGGTACCTACAGGTATTTTAAACAATTAGAGAAAGATAATCTTATACACATAGATTAA
- a CDS encoding OprD family outer membrane porin has product MRYIYSLSLILLSPIFLSGSICAISDYYNSDFKARINLNSVNYIFYSIEQNIKIDTDSTKLKERLNTPPDSLLQNEIYAADDLTTQNSKKGFLKKSSLGGTLYFWDRNRERKNVITKDYVNDIIQTTFTAELNFKSAPIAKMFSVELGGYGVWQPHSGGTTLPSEIAFSNHKSRWRETWDEDSDGVSFYKALIDFRLKNYLWAKVGYIQPSGQTLLAPHWSLLPGTYEGFEVGTVLDFGKSGVLSASYMWTDRYKTPWYRKLDKFYRMGPDSERVNYLHSLGAKYDFKNNLVLEAAFGQSAHYLNQYLGKISYKTNIANNPLSMSYQFYGSQDQDHSGTKVYDGLAWLQGITLFYQTGPVGWKLEGTAVQAKGEQGFFLQRMTSAYASTQGRLDIWWNSRSDFDAHDEKAIFGEISYDLKNLFSFLEGFKIAASYAYGWDARPSKNPIYDQTQKIWERAWNLDLGYVIPKGSFKGTLFQIHYTNYNNNSKNAPWSGGYGNIFQDEHDLKIFVILPFTVLSPQK; this is encoded by the coding sequence ATGAGATATATATATTCATTATCACTCATTCTGCTTTCTCCAATATTTTTATCCGGTAGCATCTGTGCAATATCAGATTATTATAATTCTGATTTTAAAGCTAGAATAAACCTAAATTCGGTTAATTACATATTTTATTCAATAGAGCAGAATATTAAAATAGACACAGATAGCACAAAATTAAAAGAGAGACTTAACACACCTCCCGATTCTTTATTACAAAATGAAATTTATGCTGCTGATGATCTCACTACCCAAAATAGTAAAAAAGGATTTTTAAAAAAATCTTCATTGGGTGGTACATTATATTTTTGGGATAGGAACAGAGAGCGTAAAAACGTAATCACCAAAGACTATGTAAATGACATTATACAAACAACTTTTACTGCCGAATTAAATTTTAAATCGGCACCTATAGCCAAAATGTTTTCAGTAGAACTGGGTGGTTATGGAGTTTGGCAGCCACATAGCGGAGGAACTACTTTACCTAGTGAAATAGCTTTCAGTAACCATAAATCGCGTTGGAGAGAAACCTGGGATGAAGATTCTGACGGAGTAAGCTTTTATAAAGCCTTAATCGATTTTAGATTAAAAAATTATCTTTGGGCAAAAGTAGGGTATATTCAACCTTCTGGTCAGACTTTGTTAGCTCCACACTGGAGTTTATTACCTGGAACTTATGAAGGTTTCGAAGTTGGAACAGTATTAGACTTTGGAAAATCAGGTGTTCTTTCTGCCTCCTATATGTGGACCGATCGATATAAAACTCCTTGGTATAGAAAACTGGATAAGTTTTACAGAATGGGTCCTGATTCAGAAAGAGTAAATTATTTGCATTCCTTAGGAGCAAAGTACGATTTTAAAAATAATTTGGTATTGGAAGCTGCTTTTGGACAAAGTGCACATTATCTCAATCAATATTTAGGTAAAATATCTTATAAAACAAATATTGCAAACAATCCGCTAAGCATGAGTTACCAGTTTTACGGTTCACAGGATCAAGATCATTCAGGAACAAAAGTATATGACGGATTGGCTTGGTTACAGGGAATCACATTATTTTATCAAACGGGCCCTGTTGGATGGAAATTAGAGGGAACAGCTGTACAGGCAAAAGGTGAACAAGGATTTTTCCTACAAAGAATGACTTCAGCTTATGCATCTACGCAAGGAAGGTTAGATATCTGGTGGAATTCTCGTTCTGATTTTGATGCTCATGATGAAAAAGCGATTTTTGGAGAAATAAGTTATGATTTAAAAAATCTGTTTTCTTTCCTTGAAGGTTTTAAAATTGCAGCATCTTATGCTTACGGTTGGGATGCACGACCCAGCAAAAATCCAATATATGATCAAACCCAGAAAATTTGGGAAAGAGCCTGGAATCTGGATTTAGGTTATGTTATTCCCAAAGGTAGTTTCAAAGGTACTTTGTTTCAAATACATTATACCAATTACAATAATAATTCGAAAAACGCTCCGTGGTCTGGTGGATATGGAAACATTTTCCAGGATGAACATGACCTTAAAATATTTGTGATTTTGCCTTTTACGGTTTTATCACCACAAAAATAA
- a CDS encoding beta-N-acetylhexosaminidase, whose product MRTLKISLITAFFICMSPYIVAQTNNHTSEQMIVDVMSSQLQLNYKIVDNFAASHGVDCSALGADWGSCNKALISFYNKGKDINDKNWTIYFHSIRRILKVDNPQFKISHITGDLHKLEPTNLFTGFQSNKVTDIPIIGEYWQLQETDVMPRWYVTSGQAQPKIITNTDTEDTSFYVSPITGDLWKRTPEDHNILMNPESRFEQDQTITLLSPQDLRGHILPTPVKAEIYKTNILLTDKGINLDIKGLDSESKLVLENQFKRCNIPVSTQGYKIVGNIKPKEFLNKISGAYKLEIKDNGTDIVAYDERGLFYAVQSVISLLPQETPAVLPALKIEDYPRFDYRGLMIDVGRNFKSKEAILKVLDQMSKYKMNKFHFHLTDDEGWRIEIQGLPELTEVGGKRCHDLSEQNCLLPQLGSGPFSDNAGTGFYTKSDYIDILKYAKARYIDVIPEINMPAHARAAVVSMEARYNRLKNQGKLKEAEEFRLKDPTDLSNTTSVQYYDRTGYLNLCMDSSKKFVTKIIEEMAAMHKEAGHPITTWHFGGDEAKNIKFGAGFQDINAADKVTWKGTIDQSKEDHPFEKSQVCKNFIAQGKAQNFEHLPGVFAVEVSKILKNLNIKSMQAWQDGLKHVDNSKDFATDKVYVNFWDPLYWGGSQSVNEWRNKGYQVVISNPDYVYLDMPNEVNTKEPGYYWATRSNNIQKVFSFAPENLPQNAETSVDRDGNVFEGKSVGDWKGIAGISAHIWEETIRTPEEMEYMLFPRLLAVAERAWHKSDWELDYQKGRNYKKGETHWVNTDLLKKDWIKFANYVGQKELSKLENSEILYRLPVPGAKINNKVLTANIILPSLNIEYSTDKGQTWIAYDKPVRLPDNAQNVMIRSRSKDGKRTSRSEYIN is encoded by the coding sequence ATGAGAACCTTAAAAATTTCTTTAATTACTGCTTTTTTTATATGTATGTCTCCATACATTGTGGCACAAACAAACAACCATACTTCAGAGCAGATGATTGTAGATGTAATGAGTAGCCAATTACAATTGAATTATAAAATCGTTGACAATTTCGCAGCTTCTCACGGAGTGGATTGTTCTGCTCTGGGAGCTGATTGGGGATCGTGTAATAAAGCTCTTATATCATTTTATAACAAAGGTAAAGATATAAATGATAAAAACTGGACCATATATTTTCACAGCATAAGAAGAATATTAAAAGTAGATAATCCTCAATTCAAAATTAGTCATATAACCGGTGATTTACATAAATTGGAACCAACAAATCTATTTACAGGTTTTCAATCGAACAAAGTAACTGATATACCCATTATTGGAGAATACTGGCAATTGCAGGAAACAGATGTAATGCCCAGATGGTATGTCACTTCAGGACAGGCTCAACCCAAAATTATCACAAATACAGATACGGAAGATACCTCTTTTTATGTAAGCCCGATTACTGGAGATTTATGGAAGAGAACTCCAGAAGATCACAACATTTTAATGAACCCTGAAAGTAGATTTGAACAGGATCAAACAATTACCCTACTATCACCTCAGGATTTACGCGGTCATATATTGCCAACTCCGGTTAAAGCGGAAATATATAAGACCAATATTCTTTTAACAGATAAAGGAATAAATCTGGATATAAAAGGTTTGGATAGTGAAAGTAAACTTGTCTTGGAAAATCAATTTAAAAGATGTAACATACCTGTCAGTACTCAAGGATATAAAATAGTTGGAAATATCAAACCTAAAGAATTTTTAAATAAAATTTCAGGTGCTTACAAATTAGAAATTAAAGATAATGGAACTGATATAGTTGCCTATGATGAAAGAGGCCTGTTCTATGCAGTACAATCAGTAATATCTTTATTACCTCAGGAAACACCTGCCGTTCTTCCGGCTTTGAAAATTGAAGATTATCCAAGATTTGACTACAGAGGTTTAATGATAGATGTGGGAAGAAACTTTAAAAGTAAAGAAGCTATTTTAAAAGTATTGGATCAGATGTCAAAATACAAAATGAATAAATTTCATTTTCACCTTACAGATGATGAAGGTTGGAGAATTGAAATTCAAGGTCTTCCTGAACTTACCGAAGTTGGTGGAAAACGATGTCATGATTTAAGTGAGCAAAATTGTCTTTTGCCACAACTGGGATCCGGTCCATTTTCAGATAATGCGGGTACAGGATTTTACACTAAGTCTGATTATATTGACATTCTCAAATATGCCAAAGCAAGATATATTGATGTAATTCCGGAAATTAATATGCCGGCTCATGCAAGAGCAGCAGTCGTATCTATGGAAGCAAGATATAACCGCTTAAAAAATCAAGGAAAGCTTAAAGAAGCTGAAGAATTCAGGCTTAAAGATCCGACAGATCTTTCAAATACTACTTCTGTACAATATTATGATCGTACAGGATATCTGAATCTATGTATGGATTCTTCAAAAAAGTTTGTTACTAAAATTATTGAAGAAATGGCTGCCATGCATAAAGAAGCAGGCCATCCGATAACTACCTGGCATTTTGGAGGAGATGAGGCTAAAAATATTAAATTCGGAGCTGGATTTCAGGATATTAATGCAGCAGATAAAGTGACATGGAAAGGAACTATCGATCAAAGTAAAGAAGATCATCCTTTTGAAAAATCTCAGGTTTGTAAAAATTTTATAGCTCAGGGAAAAGCTCAGAATTTTGAACATTTACCAGGAGTATTTGCCGTAGAAGTAAGTAAAATCTTAAAAAATTTAAATATTAAATCTATGCAGGCCTGGCAGGATGGACTAAAACACGTAGATAACAGCAAAGATTTTGCGACTGATAAAGTATATGTTAACTTTTGGGATCCTTTATATTGGGGAGGAAGTCAATCTGTTAATGAATGGAGGAACAAAGGATATCAGGTTGTTATTTCCAATCCGGATTATGTTTATCTGGATATGCCCAACGAAGTTAATACAAAAGAACCTGGATATTATTGGGCTACCCGATCTAATAATATTCAAAAAGTCTTTTCTTTTGCTCCCGAAAATTTACCACAAAATGCCGAAACATCCGTAGACAGAGACGGAAACGTTTTTGAAGGAAAATCAGTTGGAGATTGGAAAGGTATAGCCGGAATTTCAGCACATATCTGGGAAGAAACCATTCGTACACCTGAAGAAATGGAATATATGCTTTTTCCACGTTTATTAGCAGTTGCTGAACGCGCATGGCATAAGTCTGACTGGGAATTAGATTATCAGAAGGGCAGAAATTACAAAAAAGGAGAAACCCATTGGGTAAATACAGATTTACTAAAAAAAGACTGGATTAAATTTGCTAATTATGTAGGTCAAAAAGAACTTTCTAAACTTGAAAATTCAGAAATTCTTTACAGACTACCTGTACCAGGTGCAAAAATTAATAATAAGGTTTTAACTGCCAATATTATATTACCTTCTTTAAATATCGAATACTCAACAGATAAAGGTCAAACCTGGATTGCGTATGATAAACCGGTACGATTACCAGATAACGCACAAAATGTTATGATTCGTAGTCGATCTAAAGATGGTAAAAGAACCAGTAGATCAGAATATATAAATTAA
- a CDS encoding acetate uptake transporter, whose product MEIRAMKIQVADPTPLGLFGLALVTLVASSQKMGITEGLSLVIPWALFLGGIAQLIAGFYDFKHNNLFGATAFCAYGLFWITVCFSWLIKLGCFGDTLASTTDTKQLGFAFISYLLLSIVLTISSLKMSVVMFLLMADICLLFFALSMDSFGMGDVWHDVASYSELTISLLTFYALFAKYLSGYFGKSVLPVGGPLL is encoded by the coding sequence ATGGAAATAAGAGCAATGAAAATTCAGGTAGCAGATCCTACACCTCTTGGCTTATTTGGCCTTGCTTTGGTAACATTAGTAGCATCTTCTCAAAAAATGGGAATAACAGAAGGGTTATCATTAGTAATACCCTGGGCTCTCTTTTTGGGAGGGATTGCTCAACTGATTGCAGGATTTTACGATTTTAAACATAATAACCTATTTGGAGCTACTGCCTTTTGCGCCTACGGTCTTTTTTGGATAACCGTCTGTTTCAGCTGGCTGATAAAATTAGGATGTTTTGGAGATACATTAGCTTCAACAACCGATACCAAACAATTAGGATTCGCATTTATTTCCTATTTACTCTTAAGTATTGTATTAACCATTTCTTCATTAAAAATGTCAGTAGTAATGTTTTTGTTAATGGCTGATATTTGTCTGCTGTTTTTTGCACTAAGTATGGATTCATTTGGAATGGGAGATGTTTGGCACGATGTAGCCTCATACTCAGAACTAACCATTTCATTATTGACTTTTTATGCATTATTTGCAAAATATTTGTCAGGATACTTTGGAAAATCAGTTTTACCCGTAGGCGGACCTTTACTTTGA
- a CDS encoding aminotransferase-like domain-containing protein, whose translation MDSPIIISLFSQLKLDKYANTSLYIQLSDYIIDGIKQGKLLPGYKLPSTRRLSELLNINRITVSKAFQELEQQGWMESFIGKGSFISSSLPQLSNYEFSPGNSDFLKHSGFKISKNISIDSHYPVINSRLRLDDGFPDLRLSPIKELTKAYQNQSNSRKFYFQYGTYSTPSGSLILRKSLSEYLNYSRALQTTENNILTVKGTTMGIHLVCSGLLEPGDCVVMENPGWKRAEDNFKFFKAEILKVSVDTYGLSTEELENICIRKKIRLVYVTSHHQYPTTVTLRMDRRLELIRLSEKYKFILFEDDYDFDFHYKQKPLQPLASLDKHGMVIYCGSFSKILAPVFRLGYLVASENVIEHLTKIRLITDRQGDYVLENAMAELIDEGIIQRYLRKAVKIYKE comes from the coding sequence ATGGATAGTCCAATAATTATTTCGTTATTTTCACAGTTAAAATTAGATAAATACGCAAATACGTCTTTATATATTCAACTGAGTGATTATATTATAGATGGCATTAAACAGGGAAAATTATTACCCGGATATAAACTTCCAAGTACAAGAAGACTCTCAGAGCTACTTAATATTAACAGAATAACTGTTAGTAAAGCTTTTCAGGAATTGGAACAACAGGGTTGGATGGAAAGCTTTATTGGAAAAGGTAGTTTTATTTCATCTTCTTTACCTCAATTATCTAACTATGAGTTCAGTCCGGGTAATTCAGATTTTTTAAAACATTCAGGTTTTAAAATTTCAAAAAATATTTCCATTGATTCTCATTATCCGGTTATAAATTCTCGTTTACGTTTAGATGATGGTTTTCCCGACTTGAGACTCAGCCCAATTAAAGAATTAACTAAAGCGTATCAAAATCAAAGCAACAGTCGTAAATTTTATTTTCAATATGGGACATATAGTACTCCTTCAGGTTCACTAATTTTAAGAAAATCGTTATCTGAATATTTAAATTATTCTAGAGCTTTGCAAACTACGGAAAATAATATTTTAACTGTAAAAGGCACTACTATGGGTATACATCTTGTATGCAGTGGTTTACTTGAACCCGGAGACTGTGTTGTAATGGAAAATCCCGGATGGAAACGAGCGGAAGATAATTTTAAATTTTTTAAGGCCGAAATATTGAAAGTCTCAGTTGATACTTACGGGTTATCAACTGAGGAATTGGAAAATATATGCATAAGAAAAAAAATACGTTTAGTCTACGTAACTTCTCATCATCAATATCCAACTACTGTTACTTTGCGGATGGATCGTAGGTTAGAATTAATTAGGTTATCTGAAAAATATAAATTTATACTCTTTGAGGATGATTATGATTTTGATTTTCATTATAAGCAAAAACCGTTACAACCACTAGCAAGCTTAGACAAACATGGAATGGTTATTTATTGTGGTTCTTTTAGTAAAATTCTTGCCCCTGTTTTTCGATTAGGTTATTTGGTTGCTTCCGAAAATGTAATTGAACATTTAACTAAAATACGTTTGATAACCGACAGACAGGGTGATTATGTGTTAGAAAATGCAATGGCTGAACTAATAGATGAAGGTATTATTCAAAGATATTTACGAAAAGCTGTGAAAATATATAAGGAATGA
- a CDS encoding GNAT family N-acetyltransferase → MNFSIQTPLENNEILLNPLDEKDFDLLYKVASDPAIWKQHPVNDRWKKEVFELFFKGGMESGGAYVIIDKLSGEFIGSTRFYNYIENENSIMIGFTFYAVKYWGKGINPSVKKLMINYIFQYVDKIYFQVGATNIRSQIAVTRLGAEKISEENIAYHSKEPVNPDFVYELNKEKWLKL, encoded by the coding sequence ATGAATTTTTCAATACAAACACCCTTAGAGAATAATGAAATATTATTAAATCCTTTGGACGAAAAGGATTTTGATTTACTTTATAAAGTAGCCTCAGATCCTGCTATATGGAAACAACACCCGGTAAATGACAGATGGAAAAAAGAAGTTTTCGAGTTATTTTTTAAAGGCGGAATGGAAAGTGGAGGAGCATATGTAATAATTGATAAATTATCCGGCGAGTTTATAGGAAGTACACGTTTTTATAATTATATAGAGAATGAGAACAGCATTATGATAGGTTTTACTTTTTATGCGGTAAAATATTGGGGTAAAGGAATTAATCCCTCAGTAAAGAAATTAATGATTAACTATATATTTCAATATGTTGATAAAATATACTTTCAGGTCGGAGCCACTAATATTCGTTCTCAAATTGCAGTTACACGTTTAGGGGCTGAAAAAATAAGTGAAGAAAATATTGCATACCATTCAAAAGAACCTGTAAATCCTGATTTTGTTTATGAATTGAATAAGGAGAAATGGTTAAAATTATAA
- a CDS encoding DMT family transporter, protein MKKSYLILHVAVLLAGFTGVFGKLISLNEGLLVWYRVFFSFLILFLILKIFKVVDTTHNFKERFKIARVGMFITIHWVFFYASIKYSNISIGVVCYCLTSFFTAIFEPIINRKKFNITELLLSAVTLLGISLIFHFDTSYQTGIILGIISSSFAALYTIYNEKLVKIYDSKIINYYQMIGGTVGLGLLLPLYLYFFPVNSLVPDFKDTLYLLLLSLFCTVGLYVLFAESLRNIPAFTVNLSFNLEPIYAIAMAFMFFNESKEVNFAFYLGLFFVILSVALQTYFSTRKNK, encoded by the coding sequence ATGAAAAAGTCATATTTAATACTACATGTAGCCGTATTACTAGCTGGTTTTACCGGAGTTTTTGGCAAATTAATTTCATTGAATGAAGGATTGCTGGTATGGTACCGCGTTTTTTTTTCCTTTTTAATTTTATTTTTAATTTTAAAAATATTCAAAGTTGTTGATACAACTCATAATTTTAAAGAAAGATTTAAAATAGCAAGAGTAGGAATGTTTATAACAATACACTGGGTATTTTTCTATGCCAGCATTAAATATTCTAACATATCCATAGGAGTCGTTTGCTATTGTTTAACCAGCTTTTTTACCGCTATTTTTGAACCCATAATTAACCGGAAAAAGTTTAATATAACAGAATTGCTATTGAGTGCCGTCACTCTTTTGGGTATAAGTTTAATCTTTCATTTTGATACTTCCTACCAGACGGGAATAATTTTAGGAATAATTTCTTCTTCTTTTGCTGCATTATACACTATATATAATGAGAAACTAGTGAAAATATATGACAGCAAAATAATAAATTACTATCAAATGATAGGAGGGACTGTTGGTTTAGGTTTATTATTACCACTTTATCTTTACTTTTTTCCTGTCAACAGTCTTGTACCGGATTTTAAGGATACTTTATATCTATTATTATTATCTTTATTCTGTACTGTAGGCTTATATGTGTTATTTGCCGAATCATTAAGGAACATTCCTGCATTTACAGTAAACTTAAGTTTCAATTTAGAGCCAATATATGCAATAGCAATGGCTTTTATGTTTTTTAATGAAAGCAAAGAGGTTAATTTTGCTTTTTATTTAGGATTATTCTTTGTTATTTTATCAGTAGCCCTTCAAACGTATTTTTCTACACGAAAAAATAAATAA